Proteins encoded in a region of the Patagioenas fasciata isolate bPatFas1 chromosome 21, bPatFas1.hap1, whole genome shotgun sequence genome:
- the LOC139829553 gene encoding ubiquitin carboxyl-terminal hydrolase 17-like protein 6, with the protein MAQTLEMVVAEGMAPPQRILFPPEKICMAWQHSQRAGAGLHNLGNTCFLNSVLQCLTYTPPLANHLLSGEHSRACGQEGFCMMCSMEVHVQQVLHSSDSAIEPWVVVDALTEIGENFQHGRQEDAHEFLRCTVDAMQRACLSGNSDLDISSQATTVVHQIFGGFLRSRVTCWSCQAVSDSYEAFLDVPLDIKAAASVTAALEDFVKPEHLDGENCFKCSKCDKMTAASKRFTVHRAPKVLTVCLKRFEAFTGDKISKVVEYPQYLDLRPYMSQAAGEPLLYSLYAVLVHGGDSCRAGHYFCYIKASDGLWYQMNDKSVDLCNSDRVLRQQAYLLFYIRCSDLEIGQKASSSPAPSEARSLLSQRVAGSKQDMAGGMEDSPEDSSSPAPASTSQQSRAGSQEASVGWLYPIWPGRINSSSSLGSCLRRFFHGCLRLCCHPRERVLHSAREDSSKEERGFSPSAHGQDNGARERTRSRSPHWGNDFRSWVVDTADYEHPDRRRGRTSPLSCDRAHRDKPVSGDHRPASLSKEDTELENKSSTV; encoded by the exons aTGGCCCAGACCCTGGAgatgg TCGTTGCTGAGGGAATGGCTCCGCCGCAGAGGATCCTCTTTCCCCCAGAGAAGATTTGCAtggcctggcagcacagccagagagctGGAGCGGGACTGCACAACCTGGGCAACACGTGCTTCCTCAACTCCGTCCTGCAGTGCCTGACCTACACCCCGCCTCTGGCCAACCACCTGctctctggggagcacagccggGCCT gtggccaggaaggcttctgcatgatgtgCAGCATGGAAGTGCACGTTCAACAGGTGCTGCATTCCTCAGACAGTGCCATCGAGCCTTGGGTTGTCGTTGATGCTCTCACAG aaataggagaaaatttcCAGCATGGCAGGCAGGAGGACGCCCACGAGTTCTTACGCTGCACCGTGGATGCCATGCAGAGAGCTTGTCTGAGCGGAAACAGCGA cttggacatctcctcTCAAGCAACTACCGTCGTCCATCAGATCTTTGGGGGCTTTCTGAGATCCAGAG TCACATGCTGGAGCTGCCAAGCGGTTTCCGATTCCTACGAGGCCTTCCTGGATGTTCCTCTGGATATCAAA GCAGCCGCATCTGTCACCGCAGCTCTGGAAGACTTTGTGAAACCTGAGCACCTGGATGGtgaaaactgctttaaatgtAGCAA GTGTGACAAGATGACTGCCGCCTCCAAGAGGTTCACAGTCCATCGCGCGCCCAAGGTTCTCACGGTGTGTCTGAAGAGGTTTGAAGCTTTCACCGGCGACAAGATCAGCAAG GTTGTGGAGTATCCCCAGTACCTGGATCTTCGCCCGTACATGTCTCAGGCAGCCGGAGAACCGCTCCTCTACTCCTTGTACGCCGTCCTGGTGCACGGAGGTGACAGCTGCCGCGCAGGACACTACTTCTGCTACATAAAG GCCAGTGATGGACTGTGGTACCAGATGAACGACAAGTCTGTGGATCTTTGCAACAGTGACAGAGTCCTCAGGCAGCAAGCCTATTTACTGTTTTACATCAG gtgctcCGATTTGGAAATTGGACAAAAGGCTTCTTCCTCACCAGCACCATCAGAAGCCCGTTCCCTCCTCAGTCAGCGGGTGGCCGGTAGCAAGCAG GACATGGCGGGGGGCATGGAGGACTCTCCAGAGGACAGCAGCTCCCCCgcaccagccagcaccagccagcaaagcCGGGCAGGTTCCCAGGAGGCATCTGTGGGCTGGCTGTACCCCATCTGGCCAGGGAGGATCAACAGCAGCTCCTCCCTGGGCTCCTGCTTGCGTCGCTTCTTCCACGGCTGTCTCAGGCTGTGCTGTCACCCCCGCGAGCGTGTGCTCCACTCTGCACGAGAGGACAGCAGCAAAGAGGAGCGGGGATTCAGCCCTTCTGCCCACggccaggacaacggtgccagggAGAGGACCAGGAGCAGATCCCCGCACTGGGGCAACGATTTCCGCAGCTGGGTCGTGGACACCGCGgactatgaacacccagacaggaGGAGGGGGAGAACCAGTCCCCTGAGCTGTGACCGCGCTCACAGGGACAAG CCGGTTTCTGGAGATCACAGACCAGCATCGCTCAGCAAGGAGGACACGGAGCTGGAGAACAAGTCCTCCACGGTGTGA